The following proteins are encoded in a genomic region of Populus trichocarpa isolate Nisqually-1 chromosome 13, P.trichocarpa_v4.1, whole genome shotgun sequence:
- the LOC7497407 gene encoding uncharacterized GPI-anchored protein At4g28100, which produces MQTFLTIFLSTSLFALSLSSFLAEPVSGQNQPLKPGDYSNPNTVPAIPVQTESQICHLDLSAELFGGVNDACGRDLDRSRCCPVLAAWLFAAHARSALQVHASAPTPSPDFPMMPDDSQKCVNSLQSALLSKNVKLPQPNASCDAILCFCGIRLHHISSLSCPAAFNVSSGFHNATPTAAVTNLEKNCKNSSYAGCTKCLGALQKLKAKNATQDRSTRDERASKMFNRDCQLMGLTWLLARNKTEYIPTVSAVLRAIMYSTHPPVLESKCSPDQENMPLAVDSLQFEKTQSSSSSRSTSSWPGFCFLVLPLMILASGW; this is translated from the exons atgcaaacttttCTCACGATCTTCCTCTCTACTTCCTTATtcgctctctctctttcaagCTTCCTAGCTGAGCCAGTTTCTGGCCAAAACCAGCCTCTAAAACCAGGAGACTATTCAAACCCCAACACAGTCCCTGCAATTCCAGTCCAAACTGAGTCTCAAATTTGCCACTTGGACCTCTCAGCTGAACTTTTTGGTGGTGTGAATGATGCATGTGGTAGAGACCTTGACCGTAGCCGGTGCTGTCCAGTTCTTGCAGCTTGGCTCTTTGCAGCTCATGCAAGGTCAGCCCTTCAAGTCCACGCTTCAGCCCCGACACCATCACCTGATTTTCCAATGATGCCTGATGATTCACAAAAATGTGTGAATTCATTACAAAGTGCACTTTTGAGTAAAAATGTGAAGTTGCCACAGCCTAATGCTAGCTGTGATGCTATACTGTGTTTTTGTGGGATTAGACTTCATCATATTAGTTCCCTTAGTTGTCCTGCTGCTTTTAATGTGAGTTCTGGGTTTCATAATGCAACTCCTACTGCTGCTGTAACGAATTTGGAGAAGAATTGCAAGAATTCCTCTTATGCAGGGTGTACTAAGTGCCTTGGTGCCCTCCAAAAG CTGAAGGCCAAGAATGCAACACAAGACAGGAGCACAAGAGATGAGAGGGCAAGCAAGATGTTCAACAGGGATTGCCAGCTAATGGGTCTAACTTGGCTCCTTGCAAGAAACAAAACTGAGTACATACCGACTGTTTCTGCTGTTTTAAGAGCCATAATGTATAGCACACACCCACCAGTGCTTGAATCCAAGTGTAGCCCTGATCAAGAGAACATGCCTTTGGCTGTTGATTCACTTCAATTTGAGAAGACACAGTCATCGTCTTCTTCAAGATCAACATCATCATGGcctggtttttgttttcttgttttaccCCTAATGATTCTAGCTAGTGGTTGGTGA
- the LOC7497408 gene encoding LOW QUALITY PROTEIN: equilibrative nucleotide transporter 3 (The sequence of the model RefSeq protein was modified relative to this genomic sequence to represent the inferred CDS: deleted 3 bases in 2 codons), protein MIFDYSFWLAMQRYHSSRVLTLIYQPFALGTLAVLAYYEAKINTRLRNFFGYILFFFSTLLVLVVSLPSSGKGGLGTFVGICALSGAFGLADAHVQGGGMVGELSFMQPEFVQSFLASLSASGALISALRLITKAAFDNSQDELRKGAISFLAISAFFELLCVLLYAYVFPKLAIVKYYYSKAASEGSKTVSADLAAGGIETLLQPESEEDPEQLERLGNKELLLQNIDYAIDTFLDLLWLIGKG, encoded by the exons ATGATATTTGACTATAGTTTTTGGTTGGCTATGCAGAGATACCACTCTTCCAGGGTCCTTACACTT ATATATCAGCCATTTGCGCTTGGAACACTTGCAGTTCTTGCATACTACGAGGCAAAAATCAACACTCGTTTGCGGAATTTCTTTGGAtacattcttttcttcttcagcACTCTTTTGGTTTTAGTTGTGAG CTTACCGTCATCAGGGAAAGGAGGACTTGGAACCTTTGTTGGAATCTGTGCACTCAGTGGGGCATTTGGACTCGCAGATGCTCATGTACAGGGC GGTGGAATGGTTGGTGAGCTCTCCTTCATGCAACCGGAATTTGTTCAG TCATTTCTCGCTAGTTTATCAGCATCTGGAGCTCTAATCTCTGCTTTGAGGTTAATTACAAAAGCAGCATTCGACAATTCACAGGATGAACTTCGCAAGGGAGCCA TTTCATTTCTTGCCATCTCTGCATTTTTTGAGCTTCTTTGTGTTCTTCTGTACGCATACGTTTTCCCAAAACTGGCCATCGTGAAGTACTACTACTCTAAGGCAGCCTCGGAAGGGTCAAAAACTGTTTCAGCTGATCTTGCTGCGGGTGGCATTGAAACATTGCTACAACCAGAA TCTGAGGAAGATCCAGAACAACTCGAGCGGCTGGGCAACAAGGAGCTACTACTGCAGAACATTGATTATGCAATTGATACGTTTCTCGACCTGTTATGGCTTATAGGCAAGGGATGA
- the LOC7494443 gene encoding cytochrome b6-f complex iron-sulfur subunit, chloroplastic, whose translation MASTTLSPATPSQLCSSKSGMFSPTHAAFVKPARTNMVTKEKGMRIACQATSIPADDGVPDMGKRELMNLLLLGALSLPTAGMLIPYTYFFVPSGLGGGGGGTVAKDALGNDIVVEQWLKTHGPGDRTLSQGLKGDPTYLVVEKDRTLATYGINAVCTHLGCVVPWNQAEKKFICPCHGSQYNDQGRVVRGPAPLSLALAHCDVDDGKVVFVPWVETDFRTGDDPWWT comes from the exons ATGGCTTCCACTACTCTCTCCCCTGCCACTCCCTCAcag CTATGCTCTAGCAAGAGTGGCATGTTCTCTCCTACACATGCAGCGTTTGTGAAACCAGCAAGGACAAATATGGTGACAAAAGAGAAAGGAATGAGAATTGCATGTCAGGCTACAAGTATTCCTGCTGATGATGGAGTGCCTGACATGGGTAAGAGGGAGCTTATGAATCTGCTTCTTTTGGGTGCTCTTTCACTCCCCACTGCTGGCATGTTGATTCCTTATACTTATTTCTTTGTCCCTTCTGG ACTaggaggtggtggtggcggtACCGTTGCCAAGGATGCCCTTGGAAATGATATCGTTGTAGAGCAATGGCTTAAGACTCATGGCCCTGGAGACCGAACCCTTTCTCAAGGATTGAAG GGAGATCCAACCTACCTTGTTGTTGAGAAAGATAGAACTCTTGCAACATATGGAATTAATGCTGTGTGCACACATCTTGGGTGTGTTGTGCCATGGAACCAGGCCGAGAAGAAGTTCATCTGCCCCTGCCACGGATCCCAGTACAATGACCAAGGAAGAGTTGTCCGAGGGCCAGCTCCCCTG TCATTGGCATTGGCTCACTGCGACGTAGACGACGGCAAGGTGGTCTTTGTTCCATGGGTCGAAACAGATTTCAGAACCGGAGATGATCCATGGTGGACTTAA
- the LOC18104671 gene encoding putative cyclin-D6-1, with protein MDFNLENPLANSHDFHFDTIPSDLFLIESDHMPSNNYLNTLKEMDFDGSFRREAISSVLRVSCNFDPSLSYLAVNYLDRLLSSQGIPQPKPWLFRLLAVACVSLAAKMKEAEFCISDTQGDGGFVLDTQTIQKMEVLILGALNWRMRSITPFSFISFFISLFKPKDPPLRQALKARASEIIFKAQNDINLLEFKPSLIAASALLYASHELFPMQFLCFRKAISNCSHVNKENLLQCYNAMQEIAMDGYRSQFDMVSSSDTPVNVLDQHFSSSESEKTNGTIETISTNSSNKIWAEKDIKRRKISAF; from the exons ATGGATTTCAATCTTGAAAACCCACTAGCGAATTCCCATGACTTTCACTTTGACACAATACCTTCTGATCTCTTTCTCATTGAGTCTGATCACATGCCTTCTAATAACTACTTGAACACCCTCAAAGAGATGGACTTCGATGGCTCTTTCAGAAGAGAAGCTATCTCTTCAGTCTTAAGG GTTTCTTGCAACTTCGATCCATCCTTGTCCTATCTTGCTGTTAATTACCTTGATAGGCTCTTATCAAGCCAAGGAATTCct CAACCAAAGCCATGGCTCTTTAGGCTTCTTGCAGTTGCTTGTGTTTCTCTTGCAGCCAAAATGAAGGAGGCAGAATTCTGTATTTCTGATACTCAG GGTGATGGTGGCTTTGTACTTGACACACAAACGATACAAAAGATGGAGGTGCTGATACTTGGGGCATTAAACTGGAGAATGAGATCAATCACTCCattctctttcatttctttcttcatttctttgtttaaaCCTAAAGATCCACCATTGAGGCAGGCTCTTAAAGCTAGAGCCAGTGAGATCATCTTCAAAGCTCAAAATG ATATCAATCTCTTGGAATTCAAGCCATCATTGATTGCTGCATCAGCACTTCTCTATGCTTCTCATGAACTTTTTCCTATGCAGTTTTTATGCTTTAGAAAAGCCATATCCAACTGTTCACATGTAAATAAG GAAAACTTGCTGCAATGCTATAATGCAATGCAAGAAATAGCAATGGATGGATACAGGTCGCAATTTGACATGGTGTCAAGCTCTGATACACCAGTTAACGTGCTTGACCAGCATTTTTCAAGCTCAGAAAGTGAAAAGACCAATGGGACTATTGAAACGATATCTACCAATAGCAGCAACAAAATCTGGGCTGAGAAAGAtatcaagagaagaaaaatcagtGCTTTCTGA